In Vibrio sp. JC009, a single window of DNA contains:
- a CDS encoding ABC transporter permease, whose protein sequence is MLFSPALRAQIIKEFLCILHDKKTRIILVAPPLLQLVIFAYAITLDVYNVNITVFNQDNGYYSRQFLDQVSKADFVGHVASVYSYREVEQRMNQRQSLVSVIVPSDFSKALSSGENPQVQVISDGRRANAAQVVTGYIQSISQQFISRVNPAQTTVSPVTVRHWFNSNLNYQWFVVPGLSGVLSMVIALLLTALSIARERELGTFEQLLVSPCHPGEIIAAKTIPPLIVGYVLGNLMIAAGVFLFHIPFMGSFWWLQLALIAFLISTSSLGLMISAVSNTQQQAILGCFAIVVPLMLMSGFATPVANMPEILQHIAYWLPIQHYLIIVQGIFLKALPAAEVIAHIIPMGIVALVSLPVASILVRSRLA, encoded by the coding sequence ATGTTATTTTCCCCGGCATTAAGAGCTCAGATTATTAAAGAATTTCTCTGCATTCTGCATGATAAGAAAACGCGGATCATTTTAGTTGCCCCTCCGCTTTTGCAGCTGGTTATCTTCGCCTATGCCATTACGCTGGATGTGTATAACGTCAATATCACGGTCTTTAATCAGGATAATGGTTACTATTCCCGGCAGTTTTTAGACCAGGTTTCAAAGGCCGATTTTGTCGGGCATGTGGCGAGTGTCTATTCGTACCGGGAAGTTGAACAGCGTATGAACCAGAGGCAGAGTCTGGTTTCGGTTATTGTGCCTTCTGATTTTTCTAAGGCCTTATCTTCGGGCGAAAATCCTCAGGTTCAGGTGATTTCTGACGGAAGAAGGGCAAATGCGGCTCAGGTGGTCACCGGGTATATTCAGAGCATCAGCCAGCAGTTTATCTCAAGGGTGAATCCGGCGCAGACCACCGTAAGTCCGGTTACTGTTCGCCACTGGTTTAACAGTAATCTTAATTATCAGTGGTTTGTTGTCCCCGGTCTTTCGGGGGTGCTTTCTATGGTTATTGCCCTGCTGCTGACGGCTTTGTCCATAGCCAGAGAGCGAGAGTTAGGGACCTTTGAACAACTGCTGGTATCGCCCTGTCATCCGGGAGAAATCATCGCCGCTAAGACAATTCCGCCACTGATTGTCGGCTATGTGCTGGGAAATCTGATGATTGCGGCAGGGGTATTCCTGTTTCACATTCCTTTTATGGGATCCTTCTGGTGGCTGCAGCTGGCTTTGATTGCCTTTCTGATTTCTACTTCATCGTTAGGGCTTATGATTTCAGCCGTATCGAATACTCAGCAGCAGGCTATTCTGGGGTGTTTTGCCATTGTTGTGCCCCTGATGCTGATGTCCGGCTTTGCAACGCCGGTTGCCAATATGCCTGAGATACTTCAGCATATCGCCTACTGGCTGCCTATTCAGCACTACCTGATTATCGTGCAGGGAATTTTTTTAAAAGCCCTGCCGGCAGCAGAGGTTATCGCGCATATTATCCCCATGGGCATTGTTGCCCTCGTCTCCCTACCGGTTGCCAGTATTCTGGTCAGATCCAGGCTTGCGTAA
- a CDS encoding ABC transporter permease, with protein sequence MAGTFSLKRVRALIVKESLQVIRDPSAIVIAFILPVVLLVLFATAVSLDIKQLPIAVVKQDNSSWSESLSSAFSRTRYFIVEPVRDLRQAQEKVASGKLNGVVIIPDNFSQRIASGERSNLIQIITDASQPNTANFVANYSQNVAMLWAQQTLSDIQGQSINVENRVWFNPEVESKRFLIPGAIGIVMTMIGTLLTALVIAREWEKGTMEALISTPAQVNEILIGKLIPYFGLGLIATVICVLLATYAFDVPLVGSWWAVLLLSSCFLVPALGQGLLISTVAKNQFVASILALMSAFLPAYLLSGFLFEIDSMPYVIQLLTYVLAVKYYIACIQTVFLAGDIWPLFIPNIAAMLFIGLVFFIIAHKKSSKTLEE encoded by the coding sequence ATGGCCGGCACATTCAGTCTAAAACGCGTCAGAGCGTTAATCGTTAAAGAGTCACTGCAGGTGATCCGTGACCCATCGGCCATTGTTATCGCCTTTATTCTTCCCGTGGTGCTGCTGGTTCTGTTTGCAACTGCAGTTTCTCTGGATATTAAGCAGCTTCCCATTGCGGTGGTGAAGCAGGACAACTCCTCCTGGTCTGAGTCTCTCTCCTCTGCCTTTAGCCGGACCCGTTATTTTATCGTTGAGCCGGTACGTGACCTGCGGCAGGCTCAGGAAAAAGTGGCTTCGGGAAAACTCAATGGTGTGGTGATTATCCCCGATAATTTTTCACAAAGAATTGCATCGGGAGAGAGAAGCAATCTGATCCAGATTATTACCGATGCCTCTCAGCCCAATACCGCCAACTTTGTTGCCAATTATTCTCAGAACGTCGCCATGTTATGGGCTCAGCAAACCCTGTCAGATATTCAGGGGCAGAGTATTAATGTGGAAAACCGTGTCTGGTTTAACCCGGAAGTGGAAAGTAAACGGTTTCTGATCCCAGGCGCCATCGGCATAGTGATGACCATGATAGGCACCCTGTTAACCGCTCTGGTTATTGCAAGGGAGTGGGAGAAAGGCACAATGGAGGCGTTGATTTCTACCCCTGCCCAGGTTAACGAAATCCTTATCGGCAAGCTGATCCCCTATTTTGGACTGGGTTTAATTGCAACAGTGATTTGTGTCTTGCTGGCGACTTACGCCTTTGATGTACCGCTGGTGGGATCCTGGTGGGCGGTTCTTCTGCTTTCGTCCTGTTTTCTGGTTCCGGCTTTAGGCCAGGGGCTGTTAATCTCTACAGTCGCAAAGAATCAGTTTGTGGCTTCTATACTGGCATTGATGTCGGCATTTCTTCCTGCCTATCTGCTATCAGGCTTCCTGTTTGAGATTGACTCCATGCCTTATGTTATCCAGCTCTTAACTTATGTACTGGCGGTGAAATATTATATCGCCTGTATCCAGACAGTCTTTCTGGCAGGGGATATATGGCCTCTGTTTATCCCAAATATTGCGGCAATGCTTTTTATCGGGCTGGTATTTTTTATTATCGCTCACAAAAAGTCCTCTAAGACACTGGAGGAGTAG
- a CDS encoding ATP-binding cassette domain-containing protein, producing MTSQNVVARICNVSKSFSGSKVLDDVSASVRSGVLTGLVGPDGAGKTTLMRMIAGLLNPGEGSIEVVGKDSVEFHDELAEQIGYMPQRFGLYEDLSVMENMQLYAQLRGIDTRAQSDLFSELLKFTRLQPFTERLAGNLSGGMKQKLGLACALMARPRLLLLDEPGVGVDPLSRRDLWAMVDQLLDEGMAVVWATAYLDEVEQCDEVLLLNQGALLYSGKPDVLTERLAHRSYKLNNVYDRRRDVLRHLLDMPFSSDGVIQGQAIRAVLSGAEQRQELEQFAGQEQAQVVECPPRFEDAFIDLLGGAPSGRSDLAEKMEQISNELQNVVECTELTKQFGHFKATDSVSFSVQRGEVFGLLGPNGAGKSTTFKMLCGLLSVSSGSARVAGVNLASASTQAKMQLGYMAQKFSLYNLLSVKQNLDFSAGVYGLTGKVKKQRIQDMIETFRLQPYLNANPDDLSLGYKQRLALACAVMHRPKVLFLDEPTSGVDPITRREFWTHINGFVAKGMTVMVTTHFMDEAEYCDRIALMYRSKLIALDSPDNLKRRWSTPDNPDPTMEQAFIKLIENEDE from the coding sequence ATGACCAGTCAGAATGTGGTGGCAAGGATCTGCAATGTCAGCAAATCTTTCTCCGGCAGCAAGGTGTTAGATGATGTCTCAGCTTCGGTTCGCTCGGGAGTGCTTACCGGGCTTGTGGGCCCGGATGGTGCCGGGAAAACCACCCTGATGCGGATGATTGCGGGCTTACTGAACCCCGGGGAAGGCTCTATCGAAGTGGTAGGAAAAGATTCTGTTGAGTTTCATGACGAACTGGCAGAGCAGATAGGCTATATGCCTCAGCGTTTTGGTCTGTATGAAGATCTGAGTGTAATGGAAAATATGCAGTTATACGCTCAGCTTCGCGGTATCGATACCAGAGCGCAATCTGACCTTTTTTCAGAGCTGCTTAAGTTTACCCGCCTGCAACCTTTTACCGAAAGGCTTGCGGGCAATCTGTCCGGCGGTATGAAGCAAAAACTGGGGCTTGCCTGCGCCCTGATGGCCCGGCCAAGACTTTTGCTGCTGGATGAGCCTGGCGTTGGCGTGGATCCTCTTAGCCGTCGCGATTTATGGGCTATGGTTGATCAACTGCTTGATGAGGGGATGGCTGTGGTCTGGGCTACCGCTTATCTGGATGAGGTAGAACAGTGTGATGAAGTACTGCTTCTGAATCAGGGAGCACTGCTCTATTCAGGAAAACCCGATGTACTGACTGAGCGGCTTGCCCACCGCAGTTATAAGCTGAACAATGTCTACGACAGGCGCAGGGATGTGTTGCGCCACCTTCTGGATATGCCTTTTAGCTCTGATGGTGTGATTCAGGGGCAGGCCATTCGTGCGGTGCTCTCCGGTGCAGAGCAGCGTCAGGAACTGGAGCAGTTTGCCGGGCAGGAGCAGGCGCAGGTGGTGGAGTGTCCGCCAAGGTTTGAAGATGCCTTTATAGATCTGCTGGGCGGGGCTCCGTCCGGGCGATCAGACCTGGCGGAGAAGATGGAGCAGATCAGTAATGAACTGCAAAACGTGGTGGAATGCACCGAGCTAACCAAACAGTTTGGTCATTTTAAGGCCACCGACAGCGTCTCCTTTTCAGTTCAGCGCGGAGAGGTTTTTGGCCTGCTCGGGCCCAATGGTGCGGGTAAGTCGACCACATTTAAAATGCTGTGCGGCCTGCTTTCGGTCAGCTCGGGAAGCGCCAGAGTGGCGGGTGTGAATCTGGCAAGCGCGTCCACTCAGGCAAAAATGCAACTGGGCTATATGGCGCAAAAGTTCTCACTTTATAACCTGCTTTCGGTTAAGCAGAACCTGGACTTTTCCGCCGGAGTGTACGGCCTGACCGGTAAAGTGAAAAAGCAGCGGATTCAGGACATGATTGAGACCTTCCGTCTGCAGCCTTACCTTAATGCCAACCCGGATGATCTATCGCTTGGTTACAAGCAGAGATTGGCTCTGGCCTGTGCGGTCATGCACCGTCCAAAGGTGCTGTTTCTGGATGAGCCTACGTCCGGGGTGGACCCCATCACCCGGCGTGAATTCTGGACTCATATTAACGGCTTTGTCGCCAAAGGCATGACGGTAATGGTCACCACTCACTTTATGGACGAGGCGGAATATTGCGACCGGATTGCCCTGATGTACCGCTCGAAGCTAATTGCGTTGGACAGTCCGGATAACCTTAAACGCCGCTGGAGTACCCCGGATAATCCGGATCCGACAATGGAGCAAGCCTTCATTAAGCTGATTGAAAATGAGGACGAGTGA
- a CDS encoding HlyD family efflux transporter periplasmic adaptor subunit, whose amino-acid sequence MSKKLIPLVLVIIAAGSWYGYSNYYMPRNDESVIYGNIDIREVKPAFRQSGRIEHMYVEDGAQVEKGDLLAEIDDIPFQRQVDLARAQLLVAEAKLADLIKGPREQEVECARQEVIQLTATLKNAGYQYNRQKDLIKTGSTSADNLDNAQARYSETGAALAAAKQRLSLLEEGTKAETIAIARQEVDVARAELAIKETALQDTKLYAPENGIVLTRILEPGSMVSAGSPVISLSLRNPTYVRAYVAETMLGQIASGDTVTIYTDSGQQTFEGQIGYISPKAEFTPKSVETPELRTSLVYRIRIVVHGDDRGLNQGQPVTISLQ is encoded by the coding sequence ATGAGCAAGAAACTAATCCCACTTGTACTGGTTATTATTGCTGCCGGAAGCTGGTATGGCTACAGCAATTATTATATGCCCCGGAATGATGAGAGTGTCATTTATGGCAATATCGATATCCGGGAAGTCAAACCGGCCTTTCGTCAGTCCGGGCGTATTGAACATATGTATGTTGAAGATGGTGCGCAGGTTGAAAAAGGGGATTTACTTGCCGAGATTGACGATATTCCTTTTCAGAGACAGGTTGATCTTGCCAGGGCCCAGCTGCTGGTTGCAGAAGCAAAGCTCGCTGATTTGATAAAGGGCCCGCGTGAGCAGGAAGTTGAATGTGCAAGACAGGAAGTGATTCAGCTTACCGCTACGTTAAAAAACGCAGGGTACCAGTACAACCGTCAGAAAGATTTGATCAAAACCGGATCAACCAGTGCCGATAATCTGGACAATGCCCAGGCCCGCTACAGTGAAACCGGTGCCGCACTGGCCGCAGCTAAGCAGCGCCTGTCTCTGCTGGAGGAAGGAACAAAAGCGGAAACCATCGCCATTGCCCGCCAGGAAGTGGATGTCGCCAGGGCAGAGCTTGCAATCAAAGAGACCGCTTTGCAGGACACAAAACTCTATGCGCCTGAAAACGGAATTGTGCTTACCCGCATTCTGGAACCCGGCTCAATGGTGAGTGCGGGAAGTCCTGTGATTTCCCTGTCTTTAAGAAACCCTACTTATGTCCGTGCTTACGTTGCGGAGACCATGCTGGGACAAATTGCTTCCGGTGATACCGTGACGATTTATACCGATTCCGGTCAGCAGACCTTCGAGGGACAAATTGGCTATATTTCACCTAAGGCAGAATTCACCCCGAAATCGGTAGAGACACCTGAGTTGAGAACCAGCCTTGTTTACCGCATCCGGATAGTGGTTCACGGCGACGACAGAGGATTAAATCAGGGGCAACCCGTTACCATTTCTCTGCAGTGA
- a CDS encoding sensor domain-containing diguanylate cyclase, translated as MSGFMSDESPDLSYESSIHAGKMSILEHFWQHSDDNIFIMVLDEDDEFSIEDLNPAQIRNFEMGNEYKGKKLKELLDDAIHASVDFRYRKCLAENIPHTYDETFLLHGKTRHWNTMIIPVLNSADGKTRIFGIAREMTPLIKAKEALATINEGLEKVISERTIELQESNSKLMEQSRKLEEQALKDPLTQIGNRRYFFNHVESYLQAAKDKNQPVSIIYTDLDNFKQVNDSYGHLVGDSILKEFTERINSQLTDSDIFARFGGEEFVIFLPEVDTEAARKKAAEILQSVSSSPFIVNDKSVKVTSSIGLAVTIPDENFILDKLLSNADKALYSAKRNGKNCVEVYER; from the coding sequence ATGAGCGGTTTTATGAGTGATGAATCACCAGACTTAAGTTACGAGTCATCTATACATGCCGGTAAAATGAGCATACTGGAACACTTTTGGCAGCACTCGGATGACAATATTTTTATCATGGTTCTTGATGAGGACGATGAGTTCTCAATAGAGGATCTTAATCCCGCTCAGATCCGTAATTTCGAGATGGGTAATGAATATAAAGGAAAAAAGTTAAAAGAACTGCTGGATGATGCCATTCACGCAAGTGTCGATTTTCGTTACCGGAAGTGTCTTGCAGAAAACATTCCCCACACCTACGACGAAACTTTTTTACTTCATGGTAAAACCAGGCACTGGAATACCATGATTATCCCTGTCCTTAATTCTGCTGACGGTAAAACCCGGATCTTTGGGATTGCGAGGGAAATGACTCCCCTTATTAAGGCTAAAGAAGCGTTAGCAACGATTAATGAAGGTCTTGAGAAGGTTATTTCTGAGCGCACCATAGAGTTGCAGGAATCCAATAGCAAACTTATGGAACAGTCCCGCAAACTGGAAGAGCAGGCTCTTAAAGATCCGCTTACTCAAATCGGAAACAGGCGCTACTTCTTTAATCATGTTGAATCTTACCTGCAGGCTGCAAAGGATAAGAATCAGCCGGTTTCCATTATTTACACCGATTTAGATAACTTTAAGCAAGTGAATGACAGCTATGGTCATCTGGTGGGTGATTCTATTCTGAAAGAGTTCACTGAGCGCATTAATTCTCAGCTTACGGATTCCGATATATTTGCCCGGTTTGGAGGAGAAGAGTTTGTTATTTTTCTGCCTGAGGTTGATACAGAAGCAGCAAGAAAAAAAGCGGCTGAAATATTACAATCTGTCAGCTCAAGTCCGTTTATTGTCAATGACAAATCAGTAAAGGTGACCTCCAGCATTGGGTTAGCGGTCACGATTCCCGATGAAAACTTTATTCTTGATAAGCTTCTTAGCAATGCAGATAAAGCGCTTTACTCAGCGAAACGTAATGGAAAGAACTGCGTAGAGGTCTATGAAAGATAG
- a CDS encoding AraC family transcriptional regulator, which yields MKSHLTFYDFESNELSDCGQVLNIELSNHGLDWPGVIIEKGNSPHFYPTNVYTPYFYFALALDQDLNWSAERDGSLTSLKTSPGNIWINPPKTPFTHDISEPCYFVILAVEEKEFLANCPLNLEGKELQFLNNYNVLDETIKGIIELFLLETQAKGRNGKAYLRNMLSLLATHYIQNYSNYFDLQDVQLSSSKFDQGQVDKIDQYISDNIGKHISVEDLADLLRCSKFYFLREFKKLVGVTPYQYLMNKRLDQAKALLSSDKVNIASVGHELGFNDQSHFTRAFKSRFGMTPGQYIKQSGA from the coding sequence ATGAAGTCTCACCTGACATTTTATGACTTTGAATCTAATGAATTATCTGATTGTGGTCAGGTTCTGAACATTGAGCTTTCAAATCACGGACTGGACTGGCCGGGAGTCATAATAGAAAAAGGCAATTCACCGCATTTTTATCCAACCAATGTTTATACGCCCTATTTCTATTTTGCTCTGGCGCTGGATCAGGATCTCAACTGGAGCGCAGAAAGAGATGGCAGCCTGACATCGTTAAAAACCAGTCCGGGAAATATCTGGATCAACCCGCCGAAAACCCCCTTTACCCACGACATTTCAGAGCCCTGTTACTTTGTTATTCTGGCCGTGGAAGAGAAAGAGTTTCTGGCTAACTGCCCACTCAACCTTGAGGGGAAAGAGCTTCAGTTTCTGAATAACTACAATGTGCTGGACGAAACAATTAAAGGAATCATTGAACTGTTTTTATTAGAAACACAGGCGAAAGGCCGGAACGGAAAGGCGTATTTAAGAAATATGTTGTCCCTGCTGGCAACCCATTACATTCAGAACTATTCCAACTACTTCGACCTGCAGGATGTTCAGCTCTCTTCGTCCAAGTTTGACCAGGGGCAGGTTGATAAAATCGACCAATACATCAGCGACAACATCGGCAAACATATCTCGGTGGAAGATCTCGCAGACCTGCTAAGATGCAGTAAGTTTTACTTCCTGAGAGAGTTTAAAAAACTGGTTGGCGTTACGCCCTATCAATATCTGATGAATAAACGGCTGGATCAGGCCAAAGCTCTGCTATCTTCAGACAAAGTTAACATTGCTTCCGTGGGACACGAGCTAGGCTTTAATGACCAGTCCCATTTTACAAGGGCGTTCAAAAGCCGATTCGGAATGACACCAGGACAGTATATAAAACAGTCCGGTGCTTAA
- a CDS encoding methyl-accepting chemotaxis protein, whose product MTNLGLIHLCYVQPIKDFNNRLSGLLVDDLVTAESVASITEGKALVEKLAKRLNEAELAVISERHDSQIQRDELKESLSGSVRELSVLVSDIVARLSEDLDTFADYSAGRSCAISDKVAALDLDILSCIEALDKMEEGTMADAEHITDSRQMVINLSEGVDKINGLTQEINSISDQTNLLALNAAIEAARAGEQGRGFAVVADEVRTLAGRTHASTTSIEQRVDVLTLNADESKQAMDVVYDNVSTAVEQINQRRAELQEFSHKLRSLGEHSNDLDQRMAQYRGGIERMSNNFNALIRAHERIQHSLPDVA is encoded by the coding sequence GTGACCAATCTGGGGCTGATTCATCTTTGCTATGTTCAGCCAATAAAAGACTTTAATAATCGCCTTTCCGGCCTGCTTGTTGATGATCTGGTTACGGCAGAAAGTGTAGCAAGTATTACCGAAGGTAAAGCTCTGGTTGAGAAACTGGCTAAAAGACTCAATGAAGCAGAGCTTGCGGTTATTTCTGAGCGGCATGATAGTCAGATCCAACGGGATGAGCTAAAAGAATCTCTGAGCGGGAGTGTTCGTGAGTTATCTGTACTGGTTTCAGATATTGTTGCAAGGCTATCTGAAGATCTGGACACCTTTGCGGATTATTCTGCTGGGAGATCTTGTGCTATTTCAGACAAGGTTGCAGCATTGGATTTGGATATTTTAAGTTGCATCGAAGCGCTGGATAAAATGGAAGAAGGCACAATGGCGGATGCTGAACACATCACTGACTCCCGGCAGATGGTCATCAATCTGAGTGAAGGTGTTGACAAGATTAATGGCCTGACCCAGGAAATTAACAGCATTTCAGATCAAACTAACCTGCTGGCGCTGAACGCTGCGATTGAAGCTGCCAGAGCGGGGGAACAAGGACGTGGATTTGCGGTTGTTGCCGATGAAGTGCGGACGCTTGCAGGCAGAACTCACGCTTCTACGACCAGCATTGAACAGAGGGTGGACGTACTTACCTTAAATGCTGACGAATCAAAACAGGCAATGGATGTGGTTTACGACAATGTCAGCACAGCTGTGGAACAGATTAATCAACGCAGAGCCGAATTGCAGGAATTTTCACATAAGCTAAGGTCTCTTGGGGAGCACAGTAACGATTTAGATCAGAGAATGGCTCAGTATAGGGGGGGTATTGAAAGAATGAGTAATAATTTCAATGCCCTGATAAGAGCACATGAAAGAATTCAGCATAGTTTGCCTGATGTGGCTTAA
- a CDS encoding sodium:solute symporter family protein produces MNSVLLMVLIYNVVVIGGIGWYLNQKDKAAGTVTDMARGGADANMAMFSVTLAITYLGSAHVYGLMEMSFGMGAVALWFCFAHTILMCVICLGTGRWVRRLGCATIPELQGDMFGKQMRNLTACVGGMVVFGLVSLETQALGIALSASSGWSLPVSVIVGAILGLAYVTMGGIKQTMWVNLVNAVVMYGSIIIAGFYLAFALPEGWEGVKQFYVDNGTEFKLSIFGTPDLLFGFGVATIFSVVFSQSVNQQGMAAAMSAKNEKVIRRSIWIAAPINGLFGVFPVLVGLAAATIPEFAELGPKLAGATLVVKLLPTWLVVLLQAGFMGALLSTYAMTVLAPATIFTKDIIQANSKTDMTPVEEKRTMQRMILIFGIVGAVLTFFNQPAIVPAINWLFAWLAPLFFVTVAGLFWKRNAKAATATLLVSWACNLAWTIRPVKQMIVDAFPSTAPLANAHITAAVALIMTVVLLSLSSDAEPAKFSKPQPATSY; encoded by the coding sequence ATGAACTCCGTACTACTAATGGTACTTATCTACAATGTCGTCGTTATCGGTGGTATTGGATGGTATTTAAATCAAAAAGATAAAGCAGCGGGTACAGTAACAGATATGGCGCGCGGTGGTGCAGATGCCAATATGGCAATGTTCTCCGTTACATTGGCAATTACTTACCTTGGTTCTGCTCACGTATATGGCTTAATGGAAATGTCGTTTGGCATGGGTGCGGTAGCACTCTGGTTCTGTTTTGCTCATACCATTCTAATGTGTGTAATCTGTCTGGGTACCGGCCGCTGGGTGCGTCGCCTTGGCTGTGCCACAATCCCTGAACTTCAGGGTGATATGTTTGGTAAACAGATGCGCAACCTGACAGCCTGTGTGGGTGGTATGGTTGTGTTCGGACTGGTTTCTCTGGAAACACAAGCTTTGGGTATCGCACTTTCCGCATCCAGTGGCTGGTCTCTTCCTGTATCTGTTATCGTCGGTGCGATTCTTGGTCTGGCTTATGTAACCATGGGCGGTATCAAGCAAACCATGTGGGTTAACCTGGTTAACGCAGTGGTGATGTACGGTTCGATTATTATCGCAGGCTTCTATCTAGCATTCGCTCTGCCGGAGGGTTGGGAAGGTGTTAAACAGTTCTACGTGGACAATGGAACTGAATTCAAGCTAAGCATCTTTGGTACACCTGATCTGCTGTTTGGCTTTGGTGTGGCAACTATTTTCTCAGTGGTATTTTCTCAGTCAGTTAACCAGCAGGGTATGGCTGCGGCAATGTCAGCCAAGAACGAAAAGGTTATCCGTCGCTCCATCTGGATTGCCGCGCCAATCAATGGTTTGTTCGGTGTATTCCCGGTACTGGTTGGCCTTGCGGCTGCGACAATTCCTGAGTTTGCAGAGCTTGGTCCTAAGCTGGCGGGTGCAACACTGGTGGTTAAACTGCTTCCAACCTGGCTGGTCGTTCTGCTTCAGGCTGGCTTTATGGGCGCATTGCTGTCTACTTACGCTATGACGGTACTGGCTCCGGCAACCATCTTTACTAAGGACATTATTCAGGCTAACTCTAAGACGGATATGACACCTGTTGAAGAGAAGCGCACTATGCAGCGTATGATCCTTATCTTCGGTATCGTTGGTGCAGTGCTGACCTTCTTCAACCAGCCTGCGATTGTACCTGCTATCAACTGGTTGTTTGCATGGCTTGCTCCACTGTTCTTCGTAACAGTTGCGGGTCTGTTCTGGAAGCGTAATGCAAAAGCGGCAACAGCAACACTGCTGGTATCCTGGGCATGTAACCTGGCGTGGACTATCCGTCCGGTTAAGCAAATGATTGTGGATGCATTCCCTTCAACAGCGCCATTGGCCAATGCGCACATTACCGCAGCGGTAGCACTGATAATGACGGTAGTATTACTTTCGCTTTCCTCGGATGCTGAACCTGCGAAATTCAGTAAGCCTCAGCCAGCGACTTCGTACTAA
- a CDS encoding LysR family transcriptional regulator translates to MLFFIELINAGSITKAAETMGISTSTGSRWLSDLEEELGISLYQRNNPNERLTEAGSFLYSKFSEITDDIHLMINELTGFTTETRGNIKVCCTPIYAEKVVLPIISEFIEDNPLVNIQLTMTPRGMDYYKDHDFIISAVAGYAANKDSELLLVRRNLLTQKFITVASPEYIKKNGEPLVPQDLVNHRCLYSKALQNQNQWVYKQNGEAVPIRIVKSIEVSDAKVMLSAALHSTGITYLPEFVVQKHIQDGSLVTLLDEYETDDWYLNIYYLPQRFMTHCVKSFKDFFLANHREQVNEFKATS, encoded by the coding sequence ATGCTGTTTTTTATCGAGTTGATTAATGCCGGCTCAATTACTAAAGCAGCGGAAACCATGGGAATTTCAACCAGTACCGGTTCCCGTTGGTTAAGCGACCTGGAAGAAGAACTGGGCATTAGCCTGTATCAAAGAAATAACCCGAATGAAAGACTGACGGAAGCCGGTTCTTTCCTTTACAGCAAATTCTCGGAAATCACAGATGATATTCATCTGATGATTAATGAGCTTACCGGGTTCACCACCGAAACCCGCGGTAATATCAAGGTTTGCTGTACGCCTATCTATGCCGAAAAAGTGGTGCTGCCTATTATCAGCGAATTTATTGAAGATAATCCGCTGGTGAATATTCAGTTAACCATGACCCCAAGGGGGATGGATTACTACAAGGACCACGATTTTATTATCTCTGCCGTTGCAGGTTATGCGGCAAACAAAGATTCAGAACTGCTACTGGTTCGTCGAAATCTTCTTACCCAAAAGTTTATAACCGTCGCTTCTCCTGAGTACATCAAAAAAAATGGTGAACCTCTGGTTCCACAGGATCTGGTTAATCACCGTTGCCTCTATTCAAAAGCACTGCAAAATCAGAACCAGTGGGTCTATAAACAAAACGGTGAAGCGGTTCCAATCCGGATTGTGAAATCCATAGAAGTGTCTGATGCTAAGGTAATGTTATCCGCAGCACTTCATTCTACCGGTATTACTTATTTACCGGAATTTGTTGTGCAGAAACATATTCAGGATGGAAGCCTGGTGACATTATTAGATGAATATGAAACTGATGACTGGTATTTAAATATTTATTACCTGCCTCAGCGATTTATGACGCACTGTGTTAAATCATTTAAAGACTTTTTCCTGGCGAACCACAGGGAGCAGGTAAATGAATTTAAAGCGACAAGTTAA